The following DNA comes from Halofilum ochraceum.
CGGGTGCGGCGATTGCGGACTTCGCACTCGATCGTGATCGACGTCCGTCCGAACTCCACGACCCCCGTGCCGATCTCGACGATATCGCCCTGGCGCGCGCCGGCCAGAAAGTGCACGTCCGAGATACTGCGCGTGACCACCGAAGTGGACTCGAGCTGACAGGCGGCGTAGATGAATGCTTCCTCATCGATCCATGCCAGCACGCGGCCGCCAAACAGGGCGCCGTTCGAGTTGAGGTCTTTCGCGGCGACCATCTTCCGGGTCCGGTATTTCATCATTGCGGTTCCTCGGCGTGTTCGGGCGCTGTCCTCCCGAACGGCGTAACGCAATCGGCGTGCCATCCTGTGCACGCACGCACGGACTCGTCATGGAATGGCTGCGTGTCGCGGTCTGCGCCCCAGGCCCGGGTGATTCCGCGAAGCGGTAACAGCGAGGGTGTCGCACCGTAGCGATGCCGGTTCGAGGTCGACTGCACCATTACGAGGCAGTGCAGGCCTGTCACGCAGCGCCGGCGCCGGACCGTTCGGATCGGCAGGATTTTCCTGAATGGATCAGTGGTCGAATCGAGCGACAGGCGGG
Coding sequences within:
- a CDS encoding acyl-CoA thioesterase; the protein is MKYRTRKMVAAKDLNSNGALFGGRVLAWIDEEAFIYAACQLESTSVVTRSISDVHFLAGARQGDIVEIGTGVVEFGRTSITIECEVRNRRTRQSITRVDRLVFVRVDGEGEPKAHGVTPGEPARSDTATGGNTADRADQDAVAP